The Paenibacillus mucilaginosus 3016 genome includes the window GCATCGCCTTGCCAAGGCGAGGGTCGCGGGTTCGATTCCCGTCTTCCGCTCCAATTATAAAATTCGGCGCTGTAGCCAAGTGGTAAGGCAGGGCTCTGCAAAAGCCTTATCCCCGTGTTCGACTCCGGGCAGCGCCTTTTTTATAGATCTGTGTTCCCTTAGCTCAGCTGGATAGAGCGTTTGACTACGAATCAAAAGGTCGGGAGTTCGAATCTCTCAGGGAACGCTTGACGGGATGTAGCTCAGCTTGGTAGAGCACCTGGTTTGGGACCAGGGGGTCGCATGTTCAAATCGTGTCATCCCGATAAAAGCAAGGAGCCCAGGCGCGGGCTCTTTTGCTTATGAAATTGATGGATGTTTCCGTTTCTCAGGGTAACGCTTCCAAGGCTTCAGTTGCCATCTGAGGAAAGAGCTTTGGGTTTCTTTTTCGGAGAAAGTTGATGTATAATAAGTTCTGTAGCACGGGGCCATAGCTCAGCTGGGAGAGCGCCTGCCTTGCAAGCAGGAGGTCAGCGGTTCGATCCCGCTTGGCTCCACCAATATGCTTCCATAGCTCAGTAGGTAGAGTGCATCCATGGTAAGGATGAGGTCACCGGTTCGATCCCGGTTGGAAGCTTTTGTGGAGAGGTGTCCGAGTGGTCGAAGGAGCACGACTCGAAATCGTGTAGGCGTGTGAGCGTCTCGTGGGTTCGAATCCCACCCTCTCTGCCAGATTTCTGTTTAGATGCATGGAGAGATACCCAAGTGGCTCAAGGGGACCCTCTGCTAAGGGGTTAGACTGCGCAAGTGGTGCGAGGGTTCGAATCCCTCTCTCTCCGGTTTCTTATAATAATACGATCGCTTAGCTCAGCTGGGAGAGCATTACCTTGACAGGGTAAGGGTCGGCGGTTCGATCCCGTCAGCGATCACCAAACATGCCGTCGTAGCTCAGCGGTAGAGCAACGCACTCGTAATGCGTAGGTCGGAGGTTCGATTCCTCTCGACGGCACCAGACCAGTACCGGGTCCGATCCCTGTGGCGGGGATCCTATGGAGAGGTGTCCGAGCTGGCCGAAGGAGCACGATTGGAAATCGTGTAGGCGTCACAAGCGTCTCGAGGGTTCGAATCCCTCTCTCTCCGTTGGCAGCATCCAAGCCCGCGGCCGTTGGCCGCGTAACCGAGCGGTTGTGGTGGAATGGCAGACACGCTATCTTGAGGGGGTAGTGGGCTTACGCCCGTGGAGGTTCGAGTCCTCTCAACCGCATACAAGTAACGACAACATGGCTGCATTACGCAATACGCAGCCCAGAAAGAAGAGCCCGAGCGGCTCTTTTTTTCGTATCCCGGGTTTTTGCGTAACGTCCCTGCATTATCGTGGGGGAGCATAGTTGGTCGCCGAATAGATGCATGGACGAGGGGCATGTGGACTGCAAGGATTTCAAGGAAGTGTGGCATGCTGGGGTTACTTTGGAAGCAGGAAGAACTCCTTGTACAACCCCGGCTTTTTTGGTATCCTTAGCGAATTAGGGAGTTTGAGAGGTGCTGGCGTGGAAAGCCTTCAGGTACGCAAAGTATTGAACAACAACGTCATCATCGCGGTCCACCCGGAGTACGGAGAGACGGTGGTGATCGGTAAAGGCATCGGGTTCAGCCGGAAGCAGGGGGATGCCATCGCCCTGGACAGCATTGAGAAGATGTTCATCCTCACCAATGAGAAGGCGAAGGAGCAGTATAAGCTCCTGATGCATCAAGTGGATGAGAAGCTGATTGAAGTCATGAACGACGTTATTTTCTATATATCGCAGCACGCCGGGGCGCCGCTCAATGAGCAGATTCACATTGCGCTTACGGACCATATTGCCTTCGCGATCAAGCGGTACAGGCAGCACATTCCGATCCACAATCCGTTTCAGTATGAGACCCGGGAGCTCTACCCGCGGGAATACCTGCTCGCCCAGCACGTCATTGATGAGATCAACCGGCGTCTTGGAGTTCAGCTTCCGGAAGACGAAGTGGGATTTGTGGCGCTTCATATTTACAGCGCTATCACAAACCGTCATGTCGTAGAGGTCAAGGAGCATTCGAGACTGGTCACCGATCTCATCGATCTCATTGAGCGCAAGCTGGAGATCAAGATCAAGAAGGACAGCCTGGATTATGCGCGTCTGCTGCGTCATCTTATGGTAGCGCTTGAGCGGATCCGCCGCGGCGAGCGGGTAGAAGAGCCCACGAAGATTGCCGAGATTATCAAAAATGAGTACCCCGAGATGTATTCGTTTGCATGGACGCTGATGAAGGTGATCCAGCAGCGCATGCAGAAGCCGGTCTATGAAGCGGAAGCCATCTATTTGACCATTCATTTGCAAAGGATGCTCCCAAGCGAGGGGTCTTAGAGGGAAAGTGGTCAAATTTGTGAAGAGGGATTGTGCTCCTTACGGGAGCGTGCTATAATCTCTCGTGTAAAGAGCCTTTTGGTTCATCAAACAACGGAATAGTTTCGTGTTACTGATTCGATCAGGCATGAGTGAGCAAGGTCTGCTAATGATTTGGCCTATTTGGGTTAACCTACCCTTAGGACTTTCATTACACCTTGTTTGCGCATGCCTTTTTTCGTTTGCTGAATCTAAGGGTATATGAAGGATAAAAGGAGAGGAAGGCTCATGTTCAAGCAATTGTTCGGCGTGCTGCAGAAGGTCGGTAAAGCGCTGATGCTTCCGGTGGCCATCCTGCCTGCAGCAGGGATTCTGCTTGCACTCGGGAATGTGCTTCACAATGCATCGCTGCTCGAGCTGATGCCGGCACTGAATGCCGGATGGATACAGCTCATTGCTACGGTGATGGAGCAGGCGGGGAACATCGTATTCTCCAACCTGGCGCTTCTGTTTGCCGTCGGTGTAGCCGTCGGTCTGGCCGGCGGAGATGGCGTCGCGGGGATCGCGGCGATCATCGGATTTTTGATTATGAATGTCACCATGGGCGTCTTCAAAGGCGTTACCCCGGAAATGGTGAAGACGGATATGTCGTATGCGAACGTGCTCGGGATCAATACACTCCAGACCGGCGTCTTCGGCGGGGTTATCATCGGGATACTCGCTGCATCGATGTACAACCGTTTCTTCAAAATCCAGCTGCCTTCGTACCTCGGCTTCTTCGCAGGCAAGCGGTTCGTTCCGATCATTACAGCCGTCTCATCGCTGGTACTCGGGATCCTGATGATCTTCATCTGGCCACCGATTCAGAGCGGCCTCAATCA containing:
- the glcT gene encoding glucose PTS transporter transcription antiterminator GlcT, with amino-acid sequence MESLQVRKVLNNNVIIAVHPEYGETVVIGKGIGFSRKQGDAIALDSIEKMFILTNEKAKEQYKLLMHQVDEKLIEVMNDVIFYISQHAGAPLNEQIHIALTDHIAFAIKRYRQHIPIHNPFQYETRELYPREYLLAQHVIDEINRRLGVQLPEDEVGFVALHIYSAITNRHVVEVKEHSRLVTDLIDLIERKLEIKIKKDSLDYARLLRHLMVALERIRRGERVEEPTKIAEIIKNEYPEMYSFAWTLMKVIQQRMQKPVYEAEAIYLTIHLQRMLPSEGS